In Rattus norvegicus strain BN/NHsdMcwi chromosome 1, GRCr8, whole genome shotgun sequence, a genomic segment contains:
- the Zfand5 gene encoding AN1-type zinc finger protein 5: MAQETNQTPGPMLCSTGCGFYGNPRTNGMCSVCYKEHLQRQQNSGRMSPMGTASGSNSPTSDSASVQRADATLNNCEGAAGSTSEKSRNVPVAALPVTQQMTEMSISREDKITSPKTEVSEPVVTQPSPSVSQPSSSQSEEKAPELPKPKKNRCFMCRKKVGLTGFDCRCGNLFCGLHRYSDKHNCPYDYKAEAAAKIRKENPVVVAEKIQRI; this comes from the exons ATGGCTCAGGAGACTAACCAGACCCCAGGGCCCATGCTGTGTAGTACTGGATGTGGCTTTTATGGGAATCCTAGGACAAATGGAATGTGTTCTGTTTGCTACAAAGAACATCTTCAGAGACAGCAGAATAGTGGCAGAATGAGCCCAATGG GGACAGCTAGTGGTTCCAACAGTCCTACCTCAGACTCTGCGTCTGTACAAAGAGCAGATGCTACTTTAAACAACTGTGAAGGTGCTGCTGGCAGCACATCTGAAAAATCAAG AAATGTGCCTGTGGCTGCCTTGCCTGTAACTCAACAAATGACAGAAATGAGCATTTCAAGAGAGGACAAAATAACCTCCCCGAAAACAGAGGTGTCAGAGCCAG TTGTCACTCAGCCCAGTCCATCAGTTTCTCAGCCCAGTTCTTCTCAAAGTGAAGAAAAAGCTCCTGAGTTGCCCAAACCAAAGAAGAACAGATGTTTTATGTGTAGAAAGAAAGTTGGCCTTACAG GGTTTGACTGCCGATGTGGAAATTTGTTTTGTGGACTTCACCGTTACTCTGACAAGCACAACTGTCCTTATGATTACAAAGCAGAAGCTGCagcaaaaatcagaaaagaaaatccagttGTTGTGGCTGAAAAAATCCAGAGAATATAA